The Melospiza georgiana isolate bMelGeo1 chromosome Z, bMelGeo1.pri, whole genome shotgun sequence genome contains a region encoding:
- the ATG12 gene encoding ubiquitin-like protein ATG12, producing MAEPEEQPPPAAAQSGSRSDGGEEAPEGGTAAGPGEPGPPPAGSPGTEEPAGDAKKKIDVLLKAVGDTPIMRTKKWAVERTRTIQGLVDFIKKFLKLMASEQLFIYVNQSFAPSPDQEVGTLYECFGSDGKLVLHYCKTQAWG from the exons ATGGCGGAGCCCGAGGAGCAGCCGCCGCCCGCCGCTGCGCAGAGCGGCAGCCGGAGCGACGGCGGGGAGGAGGCCCCGGAGGGCGGGAccgcggcggggcccggcgaACCGGGCCCACCCCCGGCCGGGTCGCCGGGCACCGAAGAGCCCGCGGGCGACGcgaaaaagaaaa TTGACGTGCTGCTGAAGGCCGTGGGCGACACCCCCATCATGAGGACCAAGAAGTGGGCGGTAGAGCGGACCCGGACCATCCAGGGCCTCGTGGACTTCATCAAGAAGTTCCTCAAGCTGATGGCGTCCGAGCAGCTG TTCATATACGTAAACCAGTCTTTTGCTCCGTCTCCAGACCAGGAAGTGGGGACCCTCTATGAG tGTTTTGGAAGTGATGGCAAGCTTGTACTACATTATTGCAAAACTCAGGCATGGGGATGA